A window from Thiomicrorhabdus sp. encodes these proteins:
- a CDS encoding S16 family serine protease — protein MKNRALGFSGSIVMEQSYNGVEGDSASSAELLALLSSIGQFAMRQDLAITGSINQFGELQPIGGVNEKIEGFYKICATVV, from the coding sequence ATGAAAAACCGCGCGCTCGGTTTCAGCGGTTCGATTGTGATGGAGCAGTCGTATAACGGTGTAGAAGGGGATTCGGCGTCCTCTGCCGAGCTGTTGGCACTTTTATCCTCGATTGGACAGTTTGCGATGCGTCAAGACTTGGCAATCACCGGATCGATTAACCAGTTCGGTGAACTTCAGCCCATTGGCGGCGTCAATGAAAAAATAGAAGGCTTCTATAAAATTTGCGCTACCGTGGTTTGA